A genomic region of Lagenorhynchus albirostris chromosome 18, mLagAlb1.1, whole genome shotgun sequence contains the following coding sequences:
- the EXOSC8 gene encoding exosome complex component RRP43 gives MAAGFKTVEPLEYYRRFLKENCRPDGRELGEFRTTTVNIGSIGTADGSSLVKLGNTTVICGIKAEFGAPPTDAPDKGYVVPNVDLSPLCSWRFRSGPPGEEAQVASQFIADVIENSQVIQKEDLCISPGKLAWVLYCDLICLNHDGNILDACTFALLAALKNVQLPEVTINEETALAEVNLKKKSYLNIRTHPVATSFAVFDDTLLIVDPTEEEENLATGTLTVVMDEEGKLCCLHKPGGSGLTGAKLQDCMSRAVTRHKEVKKLMDEVFKSMKPK, from the exons ATGGCTGCCGGATTCAA AACTGTGGAACCTCTGGAGTATTACAGAAGATTTTTG aaagagaATTGCCGTCCTGATGGAAGAGAACTTGGTGAATTCAGGACCACAACTGTCAACATAG GTTCAATTGGTACTGCAGATGGTTCTTCTTTAGTGAAGCTGGGAAACACTACAGTAATTTGTGGAATTAAAGCG GAATTTGGAGCACCACCAACAGATGCCCCTGATAAAGGATATGTTG TTCCTAATGTGGATCTATCACCTCTGTGTTCCTGGAGATTTCGGTCTGGACCTCCTGGAGAAGAGGCCCAGGTGGCCAGCCAGTTCATTGCAGATGTCATTGAAAA TTCACAGGTAATTCAGAAAGAGGACTTGTGTATCTCTCCAGGAAAG CTTGCTTGGGTTCTATACTGTGATCTCATTTGCCTCAACCATGATGGAAACATTTTGGATGCTTGCACCTTTGCTTTGTTAGCAGCTTTAAAAAATG TACAGTTGCCTGAAGTtactataaatgaagaaactgcttTAGCAGAAgttaatttaaagaagaaaagttatTTGAATATTAGAACTCATCCAGTTGCAACTTCCTTTGCTGTGTTTGATGA cactcTGCTTATAGTTGACCCTACTGAAGAGGAGGAAAACCTGGCAACTGGAACCTTAACAGTAGTAATGGACGAGGAAGGCAAGCTATGTTGTCTTCACAAACCAG GTGGAAGTGGACTGACTGGAGCTAAACTTCAAGATTGTATGAGCCGAGCcgttacaagacacaaagaagtaaaaaaactGATGGATGAAGTATTTAAGAGTATgaaacccaaataa